One Ignavibacterium sp. DNA segment encodes these proteins:
- a CDS encoding aminotransferase class III-fold pyridoxal phosphate-dependent enzyme, with the protein MPNKIKFNKDYPVIKKSDEYYKIALDLIPAQTQTLAKGTGQNIKGVAPKFLQKGKGSHVWDVDGNEYIDYTMGVGPLSLGYAYEKVDEAISEQLKNGITFSMPHPLEVEVAELIHKIIPNAESIRYSRGGAEVVSGAVRVSRAYTGKNKVLCCGYHGWHDWYISVTDRNKGIPQSIQDMTFTFNYNDIQSVIDSIDDDTACVILEPFVFEEPKDNFLQKLRDVCTKKGIVLVFDEMWTGFRISLGGAQEFFGIKADLACFSKAVANGMPLSVLTGKKEIMSLFEKDVFFFNTFGGEALSLAAAKATINEMIEKNVQSQLAKQGNKLKAGYNSITEKLGLNYTKCSGYDCRTIITFDAEKSGRNPLEMKSLVQQEMIKRGILWGGFHNISFSHSDNDVNYTLKAYEDVLPILKKAVDEKDIKKYLKGEPVEPVFRKVGNFNLKPRNK; encoded by the coding sequence ATGCCAAACAAAATTAAATTTAATAAAGACTACCCTGTTATTAAAAAGTCTGATGAATACTATAAAATAGCCCTTGATTTAATTCCAGCTCAGACTCAAACTCTTGCTAAAGGAACAGGACAAAACATTAAAGGGGTTGCACCAAAATTTTTACAAAAAGGTAAAGGTTCTCATGTTTGGGATGTGGATGGAAATGAATACATAGATTATACAATGGGTGTTGGCCCATTATCGCTTGGTTATGCCTACGAAAAGGTGGATGAAGCAATATCAGAACAATTAAAAAATGGTATTACTTTCTCGATGCCTCATCCCCTTGAAGTTGAAGTTGCAGAGTTGATTCATAAGATTATTCCAAACGCTGAATCAATTCGATATAGCCGCGGAGGAGCTGAGGTTGTTTCCGGAGCTGTTAGAGTTTCAAGAGCTTATACAGGAAAAAATAAAGTTCTTTGCTGTGGATATCATGGATGGCACGATTGGTATATTTCAGTAACTGATCGTAATAAGGGTATTCCGCAATCAATTCAGGATATGACTTTTACTTTTAACTATAACGATATACAATCTGTAATTGATTCAATTGATGATGATACTGCCTGCGTAATTTTAGAACCATTTGTATTTGAAGAACCAAAAGATAATTTTCTTCAAAAGCTACGCGATGTCTGCACAAAAAAAGGAATTGTTTTAGTTTTTGATGAGATGTGGACTGGATTTAGAATCTCATTAGGCGGCGCTCAAGAATTTTTTGGCATAAAAGCAGATTTAGCATGTTTTTCAAAAGCTGTTGCTAATGGAATGCCGTTATCAGTTTTAACTGGTAAAAAAGAAATTATGTCTTTGTTTGAAAAAGATGTTTTCTTCTTCAATACGTTTGGCGGAGAAGCTTTATCTTTGGCTGCAGCCAAAGCAACAATAAATGAGATGATAGAAAAAAATGTTCAATCTCAATTAGCCAAGCAAGGAAATAAATTAAAAGCTGGTTATAATAGCATCACAGAAAAACTTGGTCTGAATTACACAAAATGTTCCGGTTATGATTGCAGAACAATTATCACTTTTGACGCTGAAAAGTCCGGCCGTAATCCTCTTGAGATGAAATCACTCGTTCAACAGGAAATGATAAAACGAGGAATTTTATGGGGCGGGTTTCACAATATTTCTTTCTCTCATTCAGATAATGATGTTAATTACACATTAAAAGCTTATGAGGATGTTCTTCCAATCCTAAAAAAAGCAGTTGATGAAAAGGACATAAAAAAATATTTGAAAGGCGAACCGGTCGAGCCAGTGTTCCGAAAAGTAGGTAATTTTAATTTAAAACCAAGAAATAAATAA
- a CDS encoding DUF3160 domain-containing protein gives MKPIIQIRFFTFVLLFLQLKTYSQVFNIEDYKLFLQQHQNMSTEELLQMHDAGFFSDQINTSYGDALYFDSLNGYYNFSEYEKSLIQDHGFMVSERLKRISFGESLLEIFNQDFPVFVSTDAILHAFHISYDRILTDMEAGLLEDRLTELLWNLRNSISQLHNNYGSNPDMITMLQDVDLYVTVPLLLLEENVQPYYPENNVMIDSILNWIDNEQGGISSKIFSSTCRVMDWSQFKPRGHYVYNPSTQIDLEGYFRAMMWLGRIELYLTAPSSYPVQCPNQKFQDIQRQAIDAFLIDELFDIANAAPIYEEMENILKFFVGESDNVTLDNLDYLKQAISLNNPTELLDSLKMVEFQDTLSNQAFAYQLILSQILFSNPMSPDTIVPASAFMIFGQRFVIDSYVTGTVVFDRILYYGNKICRLFPSTLDVLFSLGNSASAQLLVEELNQFHYSTNLAALRYLIDHYDQNFWGSSIYNYWLNSIRKLNPPEDRNGLPEFMRTAAFWQQKMNTQLASWTELRHDNLLYAKQSYTGGTICSYPYSFVEPFPEFYATLNAYSTDALNYFTSLNFPNPGIKNKIIYYFGRCKGITDTLQTICEKELAGIPFSGGEQAFLAGMIYQTGQSGVSLDGWYPNLFYNDVFRGELGYEGLMESDHIVADIHTTPTNCSGGYIGAISHVGTGNINLGVFVTDNHLGEPTAFVGPLMSYYEYRTTDFFRLTDDEWENTYLQSALRPEWVNIYLANSLGNTRGSGPKLITSVEQDKNPVIPQSQILLNNYPNPFNPYTIISFSIPYDLTNSFVELKIYDINGSLVKTLVSENLPAGNYLTKWEGDNAGGNKVSSGVYIYSICVGDRAVNNKMNLIK, from the coding sequence ATGAAACCTATTATCCAAATCCGGTTTTTCACATTTGTTCTGCTTTTCCTGCAACTCAAAACTTACTCACAAGTTTTTAATATCGAAGATTATAAACTGTTTCTTCAACAGCATCAGAATATGAGTACTGAAGAACTCCTGCAAATGCATGATGCGGGATTCTTTTCTGATCAAATTAACACAAGTTATGGTGATGCGCTTTATTTCGATTCTCTCAATGGTTATTACAATTTTTCCGAGTATGAAAAATCTCTGATTCAAGATCATGGATTTATGGTTAGTGAGAGATTAAAGAGAATTTCATTCGGAGAATCATTACTTGAAATATTTAATCAGGATTTTCCTGTCTTCGTTTCAACAGATGCAATACTGCACGCATTCCATATTTCTTACGACAGAATATTAACCGATATGGAAGCTGGACTGCTTGAAGACAGACTTACTGAACTTCTCTGGAATCTGAGAAACTCAATCAGCCAGTTGCATAATAATTACGGCAGCAATCCTGATATGATTACCATGCTGCAGGATGTTGATCTCTATGTGACAGTTCCACTTCTATTATTGGAGGAAAACGTTCAGCCATACTATCCGGAAAATAATGTAATGATAGATTCAATCCTGAACTGGATTGATAATGAACAGGGAGGTATATCTTCAAAGATTTTTTCATCAACATGTCGTGTTATGGACTGGAGTCAGTTTAAACCCAGAGGACATTACGTGTACAATCCTTCAACTCAGATTGATCTCGAAGGTTACTTCAGAGCAATGATGTGGCTTGGGAGAATTGAACTATATCTTACCGCACCATCTTCATATCCTGTTCAATGTCCGAATCAAAAATTTCAGGATATCCAGAGACAAGCTATTGATGCATTCCTGATTGATGAATTATTTGATATTGCAAATGCTGCTCCGATTTATGAAGAGATGGAAAACATTCTTAAGTTTTTCGTTGGTGAATCCGATAATGTAACACTTGATAATCTTGATTACTTAAAACAAGCAATCTCATTAAATAATCCAACCGAACTACTCGACAGTTTGAAGATGGTTGAGTTCCAGGATACGTTGAGCAATCAGGCTTTTGCATACCAACTAATACTTTCCCAGATTTTATTTAGTAATCCGATGAGTCCTGACACGATTGTTCCGGCTTCAGCATTTATGATATTCGGACAGAGATTTGTAATTGATTCTTATGTAACCGGCACTGTAGTGTTCGACAGGATTTTGTACTATGGAAATAAAATTTGCAGATTATTTCCTTCAACTCTCGATGTTCTGTTCTCGCTTGGTAACAGCGCATCAGCTCAACTTCTTGTAGAAGAGTTAAATCAATTTCATTATTCAACAAATCTTGCTGCGCTCAGATATTTAATCGATCACTATGATCAGAATTTCTGGGGAAGTTCTATTTATAATTACTGGTTGAATTCAATCAGAAAATTAAATCCGCCGGAAGATCGAAACGGGTTACCAGAATTTATGAGGACAGCCGCTTTCTGGCAGCAGAAGATGAATACACAGCTTGCTTCTTGGACTGAACTCAGGCACGATAATCTTCTTTATGCAAAACAATCTTACACTGGTGGTACAATTTGTTCATATCCTTATAGTTTTGTCGAACCGTTCCCGGAGTTTTACGCAACACTTAACGCATATTCTACTGATGCGCTCAACTATTTCACAAGTCTAAATTTTCCCAACCCAGGAATTAAAAATAAAATCATCTATTACTTTGGAAGATGTAAAGGCATAACTGATACGCTTCAAACAATTTGTGAAAAAGAACTTGCAGGAATTCCTTTTAGTGGAGGCGAACAAGCGTTTTTAGCCGGAATGATTTACCAAACGGGACAAAGCGGAGTTTCATTAGATGGATGGTACCCAAATCTTTTTTATAATGATGTATTTCGTGGAGAGCTGGGATATGAAGGTTTAATGGAAAGCGATCATATCGTTGCAGACATTCACACCACACCAACTAATTGTAGTGGTGGTTATATCGGTGCTATCTCACACGTAGGAACAGGTAATATTAATCTTGGAGTTTTTGTTACTGATAATCATCTCGGTGAACCAACTGCTTTTGTTGGACCTTTGATGAGTTATTATGAATACAGAACAACTGACTTTTTCAGATTAACTGATGACGAATGGGAAAATACTTATCTCCAATCTGCTTTGAGACCTGAATGGGTTAACATTTATCTCGCTAATAGTCTTGGTAATACAAGAGGAAGCGGACCCAAGTTAATAACTTCTGTTGAGCAAGATAAAAACCCGGTTATTCCTCAATCGCAAATTCTGCTGAACAATTATCCGAATCCGTTTAATCCGTATACGATAATTTCTTTTTCAATTCCTTATGATTTAACAAACTCATTTGTTGAACTGAAGATATATGATATTAATGGAAGTCTTGTAAAAACACTGGTAAGTGAAAATCTTCCTGCAGGAAATTATTTAACCAAATGGGAAGGTGATAATGCCGGTGGAAATAAAGTAAGCAGCGGAGTTTATATTTATTCTATCTGCGTTGGTGACAGAGCAGTTAATAATAAAATGAATCTGATAAAATAA
- a CDS encoding SDR family oxidoreductase, which produces MNSLELFSLKDKVAIVTGALGLLGKNHCSALAEAGANIIVCDIDEKKCEEFSKSLPVKSLGVGVDITDKSAVKNLRDQTIKKFGRIDILVNNAAINDMFENPQSAAEQSMFENYPIELWQKSLDVNLTGTFLCSQIIGSEMAQAGKGSIINIASTYGLVGPDQSIYKKHDDSQSFYKSPAYPTTKGAIINFTRYLAAYWGNKGVRVNTLTPGGVENNQEAYFIKNYSEKTPLGRMAYPTDYKGAIIFLASDASSYMTGANLIVDGGWTAW; this is translated from the coding sequence ATGAACTCATTAGAATTATTTTCTTTAAAAGATAAAGTTGCAATTGTAACCGGTGCTTTGGGTTTGCTTGGTAAAAACCATTGTTCTGCATTAGCTGAAGCAGGAGCTAACATTATAGTGTGTGATATTGATGAAAAGAAATGTGAAGAGTTTTCCAAATCATTACCGGTAAAATCTTTAGGAGTTGGTGTAGATATTACGGACAAATCGGCAGTGAAAAACTTAAGAGATCAAACAATTAAAAAATTTGGAAGGATTGATATACTAGTTAACAATGCTGCAATAAATGATATGTTCGAAAATCCGCAATCTGCTGCTGAACAATCTATGTTTGAAAATTATCCGATTGAACTGTGGCAAAAGTCTTTAGATGTAAATTTAACCGGTACTTTTCTTTGCTCGCAGATTATTGGAAGTGAAATGGCACAAGCTGGTAAAGGCAGTATAATTAATATTGCATCAACGTATGGATTGGTAGGACCGGATCAATCAATCTATAAAAAACATGATGATTCACAATCATTTTATAAATCCCCTGCCTATCCAACAACAAAAGGAGCGATAATTAACTTCACAAGATATCTTGCAGCTTACTGGGGCAATAAGGGAGTACGGGTTAATACTTTAACTCCCGGCGGTGTTGAAAATAATCAAGAAGCATATTTTATAAAAAACTATTCTGAAAAAACTCCTTTAGGAAGAATGGCTTATCCAACTGATTATAAAGGAGCAATTATTTTTTTAGCAAGTGATGCTTCATCATATATGACCGGAGCAAATTTAATTGTAGATGGAGGCTGGACAGCATGGTAA
- a CDS encoding ABC transporter ATP-binding protein, translated as MSIILSANNLNKSYLVNKENKLNVLKDISVDIEEQKISVIVGASGAGKSTLLHLLGGLDRPDSGNVLFENSNIYKFSNDKLAKFRNENMGFVFQFHHLLPEFTALENAAIPMMINGKNLKSALRESEKLLEIVGLAQRKNHKPAELSGGEQQRVAVARAIANNPKIILADEPTGNLDSVNSDSIHKLLFELRDKYQKTFVIVTHNPDLMKLADVIFEIKDGMIKQTNNQSVK; from the coding sequence ATGAGTATAATTTTAAGTGCAAATAATCTTAATAAATCATATCTGGTAAATAAAGAAAACAAACTTAATGTTCTTAAGGATATTTCGGTTGATATTGAGGAGCAGAAAATATCTGTTATAGTTGGAGCCTCTGGTGCAGGCAAATCGACATTGTTACATTTACTCGGTGGTCTTGATAGACCTGACAGCGGAAATGTTCTGTTTGAGAACAGCAACATTTATAAATTTAGTAATGACAAACTTGCAAAGTTCAGAAATGAAAATATGGGATTTGTGTTTCAGTTTCATCATTTATTACCAGAATTTACTGCACTTGAAAATGCTGCAATTCCGATGATGATTAACGGCAAAAACTTAAAATCAGCTTTAAGAGAATCTGAGAAACTATTAGAAATAGTTGGTCTTGCCCAAAGAAAAAACCATAAACCTGCTGAACTCTCAGGCGGCGAACAGCAAAGAGTAGCTGTTGCAAGAGCAATTGCAAATAATCCTAAAATTATTCTTGCTGATGAGCCAACCGGGAATCTTGATTCGGTTAATAGTGATTCAATTCATAAACTATTGTTTGAACTTAGAGATAAATATCAAAAAACATTTGTAATCGTTACACATAATCCTGACCTAATGAAACTTGCCGATGTGATTTTCGAAATTAAAGATGGAATGATAAAACAAACTAATAATCAATCTGTTAAATAG
- a CDS encoding ABC transporter permease, with protein MNYERFIAKRYLFSKHKLNFITIISLISITGITIGVAALIVVLSVFNGFGSLVTKFLTNFDPDLRIEFQTEKALNTSEDIISAMKHIEDINSYAPFVSGKVLAYASGITQVISLKGIDTSAVNKLYKIKNSILYGDDSFSVSDNLSGAIIGLRLADRLQTLIGDTITIVSAEGIERAITQFGMPNMQKFVVSGIFSSQNNEYDGNLMFVPLDDAQYLLGYDDSYQGYDIKLNNFNNSFKVKDQLEALLGTENYSINTWYDFHKELYSMMQIERWVAYILLSLIIAVASFNILGSLSMSVIEKKRDIGILRSMGSKEKSILKIFMYEGLMIGLTGTLLGVILGYLICYLQLQYNIYPLDPTQYKIDSLPMELRVTDFFFITGISILLALIAAYIPAKRAAKVDALQSIKWE; from the coding sequence ATGAACTACGAACGATTTATTGCTAAAAGATATTTGTTTTCGAAACACAAGCTTAATTTTATTACAATCATTTCTTTGATATCAATTACTGGAATTACGATTGGGGTAGCAGCATTAATAGTCGTTCTTTCAGTATTTAACGGATTTGGAAGTCTTGTTACAAAATTTTTAACAAATTTTGATCCCGATTTAAGAATAGAATTTCAAACAGAAAAAGCATTGAACACAAGTGAAGATATAATATCAGCTATGAAACATATTGAAGATATAAATTCTTATGCACCTTTCGTCAGTGGAAAAGTTCTTGCTTATGCCAGTGGGATAACACAAGTAATTTCGCTTAAAGGCATTGATACATCAGCAGTAAACAAATTATATAAAATTAAAAATAGTATTCTTTATGGTGATGATAGTTTTTCTGTATCTGATAATCTTTCTGGAGCAATAATTGGGCTTAGATTAGCCGACAGACTACAAACACTGATTGGTGATACAATAACTATTGTTTCAGCAGAAGGAATCGAAAGAGCGATAACCCAGTTTGGTATGCCTAATATGCAAAAATTTGTGGTCAGTGGAATTTTCAGTTCGCAAAATAATGAATATGATGGAAACTTAATGTTTGTTCCATTGGATGACGCTCAATATTTATTGGGATATGATGATAGTTATCAGGGGTACGATATTAAACTTAATAATTTTAATAACTCGTTTAAAGTTAAAGATCAACTTGAAGCATTGCTTGGCACTGAGAATTATTCAATAAACACGTGGTATGATTTTCATAAAGAACTTTATTCGATGATGCAAATTGAAAGATGGGTCGCATATATTTTACTTTCGCTTATTATTGCAGTTGCGTCTTTTAACATTCTTGGTTCACTTTCAATGTCTGTAATTGAAAAGAAAAGAGATATTGGTATTTTAAGATCAATGGGTTCAAAAGAAAAATCAATCTTAAAAATTTTTATGTATGAAGGATTGATGATTGGATTAACCGGAACTCTTTTAGGAGTGATCCTCGGTTATTTAATTTGTTATTTACAACTGCAATACAATATTTATCCATTAGACCCAACACAGTACAAGATTGACTCACTGCCAATGGAACTTAGAGTAACAGATTTTTTCTTTATCACAGGAATTTCAATTTTACTTGCATTGATTGCAGCTTATATTCCTGCAAAGCGAGCTGCAAAAGTAGATGCATTACAATCTATCAAATGGGAGTAA
- a CDS encoding N-acetylneuraminate synthase family protein, which translates to MSKREIKVNDRFIGDGHPIFVIGEIGINHNGDVNIAKKIIAGAKHSGVDAVKFQKRTPEICVHKDQWNIERDTPWGRMTYIDYRHRIEFGEKEYAEIDRYCKQIGITWFASCWDEPSVDFIEKFDPPLYKTSSACLTDFSLLEKIRKLNRPVMMSTGMSTMEEIENAISIMDQKNLMIAHTTSSYPCKNEELNLRMIETLKNKYKNIPIGYSGHEVGLAPTWAAVALGACFIERHITLDRAMWGTDQAASVEIGGMERLISNIRDIELALGDGVKKVYNSELCQIQKLRRIKGLK; encoded by the coding sequence ATGAGTAAAAGAGAAATAAAAGTAAATGATCGTTTTATTGGTGACGGTCATCCGATCTTCGTAATTGGTGAAATTGGAATAAACCATAACGGTGATGTAAATATTGCAAAAAAAATAATCGCTGGAGCAAAACACTCAGGTGTTGATGCTGTAAAATTTCAAAAACGCACTCCTGAAATTTGTGTTCATAAAGATCAATGGAATATTGAAAGAGATACTCCCTGGGGCAGAATGACATACATTGATTACCGGCATAGGATTGAGTTTGGTGAAAAAGAATACGCAGAGATTGATAGGTATTGTAAACAAATCGGGATAACCTGGTTTGCTTCCTGTTGGGATGAACCATCGGTTGATTTTATTGAAAAGTTTGATCCGCCTTTATACAAAACTTCATCTGCTTGCTTAACTGATTTTTCCTTGTTAGAAAAAATCAGAAAATTAAATAGACCGGTTATGATGTCAACTGGAATGTCAACAATGGAAGAAATTGAAAATGCAATTTCAATTATGGATCAGAAGAATTTAATGATTGCTCACACAACATCTTCATATCCCTGCAAAAACGAAGAGCTTAATCTTAGGATGATCGAAACTCTTAAAAATAAATACAAAAACATTCCAATTGGTTACAGCGGACACGAAGTTGGACTGGCTCCTACCTGGGCAGCAGTTGCTCTTGGTGCTTGTTTTATTGAAAGACACATAACCCTTGATAGAGCAATGTGGGGCACGGATCAGGCTGCCTCGGTAGAAATCGGAGGAATGGAAAGATTGATTTCTAATATCCGCGATATTGAACTTGCTTTAGGTGATGGTGTTAAAAAAGTTTATAACAGTGAGTTGTGTCAAATCCAGAAATTAAGAAGAATAAAAGGATTAAAATAA
- a CDS encoding HAD-IIIA family hydrolase: MVIDKILRDKNFRFKEKAEKIKVILTDVDGVLTDTGIYYGPQGEALKRYSVRDGMGIERLRRYTGIETIIITGENSAAVKSRAEKLKMAEYYLGVKDKTEVLEIIKKKNGFLKEEIAYIGDDSNDYDVIQQCGFTATPADGMSFIKEIVDYVCETKAGYGAFREFAELIIAFKNVT; this comes from the coding sequence ATGGTAATTGATAAAATATTAAGAGATAAGAATTTCAGGTTCAAAGAAAAAGCAGAAAAGATAAAAGTTATTCTTACAGATGTAGATGGAGTTTTAACTGACACTGGGATTTATTATGGTCCACAAGGTGAAGCATTAAAAAGATATTCTGTGCGCGATGGAATGGGCATTGAAAGATTAAGACGATATACCGGAATTGAAACGATCATTATAACAGGTGAAAATTCTGCTGCTGTAAAATCGAGAGCAGAAAAGTTAAAAATGGCGGAATATTATTTAGGTGTTAAAGATAAAACTGAAGTACTTGAAATCATCAAGAAAAAAAATGGTTTCTTAAAAGAAGAAATTGCATATATCGGAGATGATTCAAATGATTATGATGTTATTCAACAATGCGGTTTTACTGCTACACCTGCTGATGGAATGAGCTTTATAAAAGAAATAGTTGATTATGTATGTGAAACAAAAGCCGGATATGGAGCTTTCAGAGAATTTGCTGAATTAATAATTGCATTCAAAAATGTTACATAG
- a CDS encoding ABC transporter permease: protein MKPSIFDRKCDLLKFLIFRTNSQKYEATKIYLLLMKFPLFISTRYIFSNKDSRLLNLISVIAIIGISLGVATLIIALSVLNGFENTLTEKIIDFDSHIRISSFKEDLPNYKSNIDKISNKISNQLDYISPFVSKLAIISSKHRKEGINLQGLIEDKHIKRIQSNIIVGEYLENSDTSILLGKTLATKLLVKPGDKVKLFALKNDKLPTTFNLPNIKVFTISGIYESGMADYDNLIGFTSLKASQSLFSMQDEINGLDIKLKSVAKIDSLSTLIRKELKYPYYARTIFEIHRNIFTWIDLQKKPIPIVLGLIIIVAVFNIISTLLMLVLEKTKSIGILKSLGAKSREIIRIFVYQGIYLSLIGIISGNILAWLLMSIQLKFNIIKIPSSVYFVTRVPIEMDIKFFILISVITFVLSLISSILPSYFASKTNPVTALRFD from the coding sequence TTGAAACCATCCATTTTCGATAGAAAGTGTGATCTACTTAAGTTTTTGATTTTTAGAACAAATTCTCAAAAGTATGAAGCAACTAAAATCTACTTACTTTTAATGAAATTCCCGTTATTTATATCAACAAGATATATTTTTTCTAATAAAGATTCGAGATTACTAAATCTTATATCTGTAATTGCAATTATTGGAATCAGTCTGGGAGTTGCAACACTTATTATTGCTCTAAGTGTATTAAATGGATTTGAAAATACTCTAACTGAAAAAATTATAGATTTTGATTCTCATATTAGAATTTCTTCGTTTAAAGAAGATTTGCCCAATTACAAATCCAATATTGACAAAATTTCAAATAAAATTTCAAACCAACTAGATTACATATCCCCTTTCGTTTCTAAGCTGGCAATAATTTCTTCAAAGCATCGTAAGGAAGGAATTAACCTGCAAGGATTAATTGAAGATAAACATATCAAAAGAATTCAATCAAATATTATCGTTGGTGAATATCTGGAAAACAGCGATACTTCTATTTTACTCGGTAAAACTTTAGCAACTAAACTTCTTGTTAAACCCGGAGATAAAGTAAAACTTTTTGCTCTAAAAAATGATAAACTCCCTACTACTTTCAATTTACCAAATATAAAAGTCTTTACGATATCCGGAATTTATGAAAGTGGTATGGCTGATTATGACAATCTGATTGGATTCACAAGTTTAAAAGCATCACAATCTCTTTTTTCTATGCAAGATGAAATAAATGGTTTGGATATAAAACTTAAATCGGTAGCTAAAATTGATAGTTTATCAACTCTTATCAGAAAAGAATTAAAATATCCTTATTATGCAAGAACGATTTTTGAAATCCACAGAAATATTTTTACATGGATTGATTTGCAAAAAAAACCAATTCCAATTGTTCTGGGATTAATAATAATCGTTGCTGTTTTTAATATTATCAGCACATTATTGATGCTGGTATTGGAAAAAACAAAATCCATTGGAATATTAAAATCACTCGGTGCAAAGAGCAGGGAAATTATTAGAATATTTGTTTACCAGGGAATTTATTTAAGCTTAATTGGAATTATTTCTGGTAACATCTTAGCCTGGCTTTTAATGAGTATCCAATTAAAGTTTAATATTATTAAAATTCCATCTAGTGTGTATTTTGTAACCAGAGTACCTATAGAAATGGATATAAAATTCTTCATCCTTATTTCGGTGATTACTTTTGTTTTATCTTTAATCTCTTCTATCCTTCCAAGTTATTTTGCTTCTAAAACAAATCCTGTAACTGCATTAAGGTTTGACTGA
- a CDS encoding sterol desaturase family protein — translation MISDIVDAISSYFLNISNAEKYSMLIIAATAILFVILERFFPYTKGQKVLREGFFDDLALYTIAQSYILSIIIFSFIISYIDETTGLSRLKLFADIPVWIQLVFFTVTHDIYIYFMHRWQHSNKWLWRIHEAHHSPKKVDWLSGSRSHALEILINQTIEFLPIVLLGSPPEVIAYKGVISAVWGMYIHSNLNVQTGWLQKIINGPEMHRWHHSTGKGRNRNFATKFAIWDWIFGTAYLPDTKPDEYGLKTYFPAHYFNQTLYAFRRFKKKE, via the coding sequence ATGATATCAGATATAGTTGATGCAATAAGCAGTTATTTTCTGAACATCTCAAATGCTGAAAAATATTCGATGCTGATAATTGCAGCTACAGCGATTCTCTTTGTTATTCTAGAAAGATTTTTCCCGTACACTAAAGGACAAAAAGTTCTACGTGAAGGTTTCTTCGACGATCTTGCACTTTACACAATTGCTCAAAGTTATATTCTAAGTATTATTATCTTCAGTTTTATCATTAGTTATATTGATGAAACTACGGGTTTATCAAGGTTGAAACTGTTTGCTGATATTCCGGTTTGGATTCAACTGGTTTTCTTTACAGTAACACACGACATATATATTTATTTTATGCACCGCTGGCAGCACAGCAATAAATGGCTATGGCGCATACACGAAGCTCACCATTCACCCAAAAAAGTTGATTGGCTTTCTGGTTCAAGATCTCATGCTTTAGAAATTTTAATCAACCAGACAATTGAATTTCTTCCGATTGTTTTGCTTGGTTCACCGCCTGAAGTAATCGCGTACAAAGGAGTGATAAGTGCTGTTTGGGGAATGTACATTCACTCAAACTTAAATGTGCAAACAGGCTGGCTGCAAAAAATAATAAACGGTCCTGAAATGCATAGATGGCATCACTCAACTGGTAAAGGAAGGAACAGAAACTTTGCAACAAAATTTGCAATTTGGGATTGGATTTTTGGAACAGCATATCTGCCCGATACAAAACCTGATGAATATGGATTAAAGACTTACTTTCCTGCTCATTATTTCAATCAGACTTTATATGCATTCCGAAGATTTAAGAAGAAAGAATAA